A stretch of DNA from Hemitrygon akajei chromosome 4, sHemAka1.3, whole genome shotgun sequence:
TGAAGGCAAACGCAGCCCCTGCCTAGTGTGACTGACCACCGGTGAGATGCGGGTGCAGGCTCTCTGCAGCCAAACTCCAGAATCCTTCTGAACGACCGATCTGGCACCATCAGGTATGGGCGGGCGGGTGTAGCAGCCGGGATGGCGTCGAACAGGACCCTCAATGAAGCGGTAACTGCCAGGAGTGAGCTGCCGGCTCGCGTCCTCACGGGGATCCTGCTCACGCTGTTgatcctgtttaccctgttcgGCAATGCGCTGGTGTGTGCCGCCGTGGTCCGCTTTCGACACCTCCGCACGAAGGTCACCAATATCTTCATAGTTTCGCTAGCGCTCTCCGACCTGCTGGTGGCCGTGCTGGTGATGCCCTGGAAAGCGGTGACAGAAGTCGTCACTTACTGGCCGTTCGGGAGCAGATTCTGCGATGTCTGGGTGGCTTCGGACATCATGTGCTCGACAGCGTCCATCCTGAACCTGTGTGTGATCAGCGTGGACAGGTACTGGGCAATCTCCAGCCCGTTCCTTTACCAGCGCAGAATGACTCACAGGGCTGCCCTGGTGATGATCGCCGTGACATGGGCGCTGTCGCTGCTCATCTCCTTCCTGCCCGTGCAATTCCACTGGCACAGCAGCCCAGCCGAGCAGTCGGCAGCGCCCAACAGCACCGAAAGCTGCGACTCCAGTCTCAACAGGACCTACGCGATCTCCTCTTCCCTGGTCAGCTTCTACATCCCCGTGACCGTCATGCTGGTCACTTACACGCGGATCTACAGGATCGCTCAGCTCCAAATCCGGCGCATCGCCTCGCTGGAGAGAGCGGCCGAACGTGCCCGGAACTGCTGCCGGGATGAGCGGCAGGCTCGGCAGCCGGTGCAGCATCCCGGCGCGCTGAAGAGTTCCTTCAGGAAAGAGACCAAAGTCTTGAAGACGCTCTCCATCATCATGGGGGTCTTTGTTTGCTGTTGGATGCCTTTTTTCATCCTGAACTGTATGGCCCCTTTCTGCGACCGGCGCTCCCCGTCCGCCGCTCCCGGGCTACCGTGTGTCAGCGAAACCACCTTTGACATCTTCGTGTGGTTCGGCTGGACCAACTCCGCCCTCAACCCGGTTGTCTACGCTTTCAACGCCGAGTTCCGCAAAGCTTTCTCCAGCCTGCTGGGTTGCCGAGACTTCTGCTCCAACAACCAAGTGCAGACGGTGAACATTAGCAACCAGCTTGTGTCCTACAACCAGGACACGGCCTTCCACAAGGAGATGGTTACGGCCTATGTCACCATGATTCCCAATGTAATGGACTGCATGGAAGACAACCAGATCTTTGACAGGGTGTCCCAGATCTTGGCCACCAATGAGTTAGCCACGGATTCCGTTTCCGAAGTGGAGGGAAATGCAGACTTGTCTTTAGATAAAATCACGCCTTTTACCTCGAATGGTTTGCACTGATAATATCGAGGCGACCAGGTACCTCTGTCCATCCAGCTCTCCCAAAATATAGTGCCATTCCAGGACGGGTCAGCTCATCTCCAGTGTGGGCtctttaatgatcaggttccagTCATTGGTGGATGTTAACTTGTGggggaatggaaataaaaacagcAGCGGGAAACCTGAACAAATGATAACTCTCTCATGCCGAgaggaaataaaaacataaaGTGGGTTTAACCAATCGGTGGTAGTTCCACCAATTACCAACGTCCCTTACAACTCTGGGATTGGTCTCCAACGGATTAACCGTCTCAGTAAATGCAGataccttttaatattgttaAGATGATGCATCACCTTGTGAGAACATTTTTAATTGAAATCAGTTCACAATTTTAATCCAATAAAGAGCCACTTATTCCAAATTTAACATATATACTGATGAATGAAAGTGACTCCCTACCCAAGAGTGATATAGTGACTACAGAGGGTGTGTCACCAGACCGGTTCCTGGGATGCAGAGTCCATCGCATGACCAGATGGTCAGTAAGGTTGGCCTCTGTTCACCAGATGTTAGAACTGCTGCTTCACAGTGACAGTGGAGCAGGTTCAACCCAATCTCTGCGGCTGAGTCTGTACACCTGCGTGTCCTGCCTGTGAGGAATGAGATGTGATCTCGTTGGGACAAACAACAGTGGCTCAACTGGTTAAGTATGGTGAAGATGTTTTACTTAGCtaaggagtctagaaccagaggccatGGCCTCAAAACATTGGTAAGCCTCTTAGTGTCAGCCTCCACATGCAGGCAGCTCCCAGCTAATAGGACTCGCCTACCACTGATTCCAGAGTTATCACCTATTTAACCCCCTGTTCTCCTCCGTAGTCCTTGTTCAGTCTTTGAACCAGTTGCTCCTGGGCTTCACTCTCCCTGCCTAAAGCTTGccttgttgcctg
This window harbors:
- the drd5a gene encoding D(1B) dopamine receptor, producing MPWKAVTEVVTYWPFGSRFCDVWVASDIMCSTASILNLCVISVDRYWAISSPFLYQRRMTHRAALVMIAVTWALSLLISFLPVQFHWHSSPAEQSAAPNSTESCDSSLNRTYAISSSLVSFYIPVTVMLVTYTRIYRIAQLQIRRIASLERAAERARNCCRDERQARQPVQHPGALKSSFRKETKVLKTLSIIMGVFVCCWMPFFILNCMAPFCDRRSPSAAPGLPCVSETTFDIFVWFGWTNSALNPVVYAFNAEFRKAFSSLLGCRDFCSNNQVQTVNISNQLVSYNQDTAFHKEMVTAYVTMIPNVMDCMEDNQIFDRVSQILATNELATDSVSEVEGNADLSLDKITPFTSNGLH